A single region of the Solwaraspora sp. WMMD791 genome encodes:
- a CDS encoding acyl-CoA dehydrogenase family protein, which yields MTAALAWLEPLRCSIPEIDGKAWDDLEVISDVLARRVSTAPPSGDPARAQWLLDLRRDLACDDRQDPPAPGGLVRQALAQFCAGTYDLDLRDVTGAGHGAMILADAAATVRDTWRTRLSRGDLVGIAATERHGGSRIQEITTQARSDSDGRWHISGEKCWVSRIVESAGFVVFFRDPDDRITAAVIDAAAHGLARETLKPSGLGGWSWGVLRLHDVSIDPATDLLGPAGGGMGVFRRHFARFRPLVTATALGTAAGVHTFVAEALAARRKVGVLPRVRDNALITLGRTHAQIVAALLAAITTIRLAASDHPHADLFARVGKAAGVDTAHRAVTDLAPLLGAYGFQQSSPVAKARADLTGMLYADGVHDSLYRSGGTTLLRAPYGLPT from the coding sequence GTGACTGCGGCTCTGGCCTGGCTGGAGCCACTGCGCTGCAGCATTCCGGAGATCGATGGGAAGGCGTGGGACGACCTCGAAGTCATCTCCGACGTACTCGCTCGGCGGGTGTCCACCGCACCGCCCTCCGGCGACCCGGCCCGCGCACAGTGGCTGCTGGACCTCCGTCGCGACCTGGCCTGCGACGATCGCCAGGATCCCCCTGCTCCCGGCGGGCTGGTGCGGCAGGCACTCGCGCAGTTCTGCGCCGGCACCTACGACCTGGATCTGCGCGATGTGACCGGCGCCGGCCATGGGGCGATGATCCTTGCTGACGCCGCCGCTACGGTCCGGGACACCTGGCGGACCCGGCTCAGCCGAGGCGATCTGGTGGGAATCGCCGCGACCGAACGGCACGGCGGCTCTCGCATCCAGGAGATCACCACCCAGGCGAGGTCGGACAGCGACGGTCGCTGGCACATCAGCGGAGAGAAGTGCTGGGTGTCCCGGATCGTCGAGTCGGCCGGTTTCGTGGTCTTCTTCCGGGACCCGGACGACCGGATCACCGCTGCGGTCATCGACGCCGCAGCGCACGGTCTGGCGCGTGAGACGCTGAAGCCGTCCGGTCTGGGTGGCTGGTCGTGGGGAGTGCTGCGGCTGCACGACGTGTCGATCGATCCTGCGACTGATCTGCTCGGGCCGGCCGGAGGCGGGATGGGGGTGTTTCGCAGGCACTTCGCCCGGTTCCGGCCGCTGGTCACCGCGACCGCGCTGGGGACCGCAGCCGGTGTCCACACCTTCGTCGCTGAAGCGCTCGCCGCTCGGCGGAAGGTAGGTGTGCTGCCACGGGTCCGCGACAACGCGCTGATTACCCTCGGGCGCACCCACGCCCAGATTGTCGCCGCGCTGCTCGCCGCCATCACCACCATCAGGCTCGCTGCGTCTGACCACCCGCACGCGGACCTCTTCGCACGCGTCGGCAAGGCCGCCGGAGTCGACACCGCGCACCGGGCGGTCACCGATCTGGCTCCGCTGCTCGGGGCGTACGGATTCCAACAGTCCAGCCCTGTCGCGAAAGCGCGAGCCGACCTCACCGGCATGCTCTACGCCGACGGCGTACATGACAGCCTCTACCGATCGGGCGGCACCACGTTGCTCCGCGCGCCCTACGGTCTCCCCACCTGA
- a CDS encoding sulfite exporter TauE/SafE family protein: MDIAELALLVGAGLAAGTVNAAAGGGSLITFPALIAVGLPPVAANVTNAIAVCPGYVASTVGSRDDLPRRRRIWRLVPTAVAGAVLGCVLLLVTPARVFELIVPFLVISAAAVLGFQNQLRRLVGEPHHLPAGREQWSLQAMTFFCAAYGGYFGAALGVMLVAGLALVLDETLNGVVALKNLLSAAVGVTTVAVFAIFGPVDWLAAATVAPATIVGGYVGARVVRKLPPTVLRFGIVVFGIGIGVLLLVRALR; encoded by the coding sequence GTGGACATCGCCGAGCTGGCCCTGCTCGTCGGGGCAGGGTTGGCGGCCGGCACCGTCAACGCGGCCGCCGGCGGCGGCTCGCTGATCACCTTCCCTGCGTTGATCGCCGTCGGGCTGCCCCCGGTCGCGGCGAACGTCACCAACGCCATCGCGGTCTGCCCCGGCTACGTCGCCAGCACCGTCGGCAGCCGAGACGACCTGCCGCGCCGTCGCCGGATCTGGCGCCTGGTGCCGACCGCAGTCGCCGGGGCGGTCCTCGGCTGCGTCCTGCTGCTGGTCACCCCGGCCCGGGTCTTCGAACTGATCGTGCCGTTCCTGGTGATCAGCGCGGCGGCGGTGCTCGGCTTTCAGAACCAGCTGCGCCGACTCGTCGGCGAACCCCACCACCTGCCGGCCGGGCGTGAGCAGTGGTCACTGCAGGCGATGACCTTCTTCTGCGCCGCGTACGGCGGATACTTCGGTGCCGCACTCGGGGTGATGCTGGTCGCCGGGCTGGCCCTGGTGCTCGACGAAACCCTCAACGGCGTGGTCGCGCTGAAGAACCTGCTCTCGGCAGCGGTCGGGGTCACCACCGTCGCCGTGTTCGCCATCTTCGGCCCGGTCGACTGGCTGGCGGCGGCGACGGTCGCACCGGCCACCATCGTCGGCGGCTACGTCGGCGCGCGAGTGGTACGCAAACTCCCGCCGACCGTCCTGCGCTTCGGGATCGTCGTCTTCGGCATCGGAATCGGCGTCCTGCTGCTGGTCCGCGCCCTACGCTGA
- a CDS encoding flavoprotein: protein MTPAGARTLYVIACGSPASRHVGRLVTLAQQRAWTVCVVVTPDGRKFVDVPGLAALTGHPVRADYKNPGDPDVLPAADAVIVAPATSNTINKWAAGITDTLALGLVVEAQGKGLPIVTLPFTNTALARHPAFQASVARLRDWGVRVLLGDDVLPLQPPGAGEQILDRIPWQLTLDALDDELATG, encoded by the coding sequence GTGACCCCGGCCGGTGCCCGGACCCTCTATGTGATCGCCTGCGGCAGTCCAGCCTCCCGACACGTCGGGAGGCTGGTCACGCTCGCCCAGCAGCGCGCCTGGACGGTGTGCGTGGTGGTCACCCCGGACGGACGCAAGTTCGTCGACGTACCGGGGCTGGCCGCGTTGACCGGCCACCCGGTGCGCGCCGACTACAAGAACCCCGGCGACCCCGACGTGCTCCCCGCCGCCGACGCGGTCATCGTCGCGCCGGCCACCTCGAACACCATCAACAAGTGGGCCGCCGGGATCACCGACACCCTCGCCCTCGGGCTGGTGGTCGAAGCCCAGGGCAAGGGCCTGCCGATCGTCACGCTGCCGTTCACCAACACCGCGCTCGCCAGGCACCCCGCGTTCCAGGCCAGCGTCGCCCGACTGCGCGACTGGGGGGTGCGCGTCCTGCTCGGCGACGACGTCCTGCCGCTGCAGCCACCGGGCGCCGGGGAGCAGATCCTCGACCGGATTCCCTGGCAGCTGACCCTCGACGCGCTCGACGACGAGCTGGCCACCGGCTGA
- a CDS encoding DUF397 domain-containing protein, with the protein MRDTDLTDATWRTSSYSGGNGNCVEVADNLPTVVAVRDSKDRSGPVLAFPPTAWASFTASVGTATDQR; encoded by the coding sequence ATGCGAGACACCGACCTGACCGACGCCACTTGGCGTACCAGCAGCTACTCCGGCGGCAACGGCAACTGCGTCGAAGTCGCCGACAACCTTCCCACCGTCGTCGCCGTACGCGACAGCAAAGACCGTTCCGGCCCTGTACTCGCGTTCCCACCTACCGCGTGGGCGTCCTTCACGGCGTCAGTCGGGACAGCGACTGATCAGAGGTAG
- a CDS encoding histidine phosphatase family protein: MARTLVYLVRHGEQNSDETGPDPGLSELGRRQARRLGARLRAVPFDAVHHGPAARAAQTAEELSDFLPGVPVHECRFAADVTPVPTPGRAGQAVPQRYADFLDAVPELERDPGAVRVQAAVNRLGRVGDVDRYELVVTHNFVIGWFVRHALDAPYWRWLGLNQFNCGLTIVQWRADAAPTLVSFNDIGHLPLDERGQPPVELLS; the protein is encoded by the coding sequence ATGGCGCGAACGCTGGTGTACCTGGTTCGGCACGGCGAGCAGAACAGCGATGAGACCGGGCCGGACCCGGGCCTGTCGGAGCTGGGTCGGCGGCAGGCGCGCCGACTCGGTGCCCGGTTGCGTGCGGTGCCGTTCGATGCCGTCCACCACGGCCCGGCCGCGCGGGCCGCGCAGACCGCCGAGGAGCTCTCCGACTTCCTGCCGGGAGTCCCGGTGCACGAGTGTCGGTTCGCCGCCGACGTGACGCCCGTGCCGACACCTGGGCGGGCCGGCCAGGCGGTGCCACAGCGGTACGCCGATTTCCTCGACGCGGTCCCCGAACTGGAGCGCGACCCGGGCGCGGTACGGGTCCAGGCAGCGGTGAACCGCTTGGGGCGGGTCGGTGACGTCGACCGGTACGAGTTGGTGGTGACGCACAACTTCGTGATCGGCTGGTTCGTCCGGCATGCGCTGGACGCGCCGTACTGGCGGTGGCTCGGGCTGAACCAGTTCAACTGCGGGTTGACCATCGTGCAGTGGCGTGCCGATGCTGCACCGACTCTGGTGAGCTTCAACGACATCGGCCACCTGCCGCTGGACGAGCGCGGCCAGCCACCGGTGGAGCTGCTGAGCTGA
- a CDS encoding C4-type zinc ribbon domain-containing protein — protein sequence MKADPQAQRRLLDLQAIDTALAQLAHRRRTLPEHAELDALARELSSLEDERVRAQVAVDDLDRDIARLERDIEQVRNRKDKDQARLTLGSGPARELEALQHEMASLTRRQTELEDAELELMEQRETAQATLDEVTGRLDAARQRRAEVEQARERALAEIASEEQFKTSSRAPLANDLPADLVTLYDKIRENSGGLAAALLRGGRCGGCRLEFSATERSRIKAADPAEVVRCEDCRRIMVRTAESGL from the coding sequence GTGAAGGCAGACCCGCAAGCCCAGCGCCGCCTGCTCGACCTGCAGGCGATCGACACCGCGCTCGCCCAGCTCGCCCACCGCCGGCGGACCCTGCCCGAGCACGCCGAACTGGACGCCCTGGCCCGGGAACTGTCGTCCCTGGAGGACGAACGGGTCCGCGCCCAGGTCGCCGTCGACGACCTGGACCGCGACATCGCCCGGCTGGAACGTGACATCGAGCAGGTCCGCAACCGTAAGGACAAGGACCAGGCGCGGCTCACCCTCGGCTCCGGCCCGGCCCGCGAACTGGAGGCCCTGCAGCACGAGATGGCGTCGCTGACCCGCCGGCAGACCGAGCTGGAAGACGCCGAACTGGAGCTGATGGAGCAGCGGGAGACCGCCCAGGCGACCCTCGACGAGGTCACCGGCCGGCTCGACGCCGCCCGGCAGCGGCGCGCCGAGGTCGAACAGGCCCGGGAACGGGCCCTCGCCGAGATCGCCAGCGAGGAACAGTTCAAGACCTCGTCGCGGGCCCCGCTCGCCAACGACCTCCCCGCCGACCTGGTCACCCTCTACGACAAGATCCGCGAAAACTCCGGCGGGCTGGCCGCCGCCCTGCTGCGCGGCGGCCGCTGCGGCGGCTGCCGTCTCGAGTTCTCCGCCACCGAACGGAGCCGGATCAAGGCCGCCGACCCCGCCGAGGTGGTCCGCTGCGAGGACTGCCGCCGGATCATGGTGCGGACCGCCGAGTCGGGCCTGTGA
- a CDS encoding NUDIX hydrolase, which translates to MSSPPDDYTATLPRKRMGSAVLLRDHDGRILLVEPTYKDYWELPGGAVDADESPYDAAVRELAEELGLAVTPGRLLVVDWVPPRAGRTEGVMFVYDGGILETSQTDEIRLPPQELRSWAWSTLPQAQQRLSPLLARRAAAALESVTDSGTAYLEGGNQVGRP; encoded by the coding sequence GTGAGCTCCCCGCCTGACGATTACACCGCGACGTTGCCGCGCAAACGGATGGGCTCGGCCGTGCTGCTGCGCGACCATGACGGACGGATCCTGCTCGTCGAGCCGACGTACAAGGACTACTGGGAGCTGCCCGGCGGGGCGGTGGACGCCGACGAGTCGCCGTACGACGCGGCGGTCCGTGAGCTGGCCGAAGAACTCGGCCTGGCGGTTACTCCCGGCCGGCTGCTGGTGGTCGACTGGGTGCCGCCACGCGCCGGCCGTACCGAAGGAGTGATGTTCGTGTACGACGGTGGAATCCTGGAGACGTCGCAGACCGACGAGATCCGCCTCCCGCCGCAGGAGTTGCGTAGCTGGGCGTGGTCGACCTTGCCGCAGGCGCAGCAGCGGCTTTCGCCGCTGCTGGCCCGGCGGGCCGCCGCCGCGCTGGAATCGGTGACGGACAGCGGGACTGCCTACCTTGAGGGCGGCAATCAGGTGGGGAGACCGTAG
- a CDS encoding dienelactone hydrolase family protein translates to MHTIQEEHFAVDGVPAVLWTSTGSGADRPPLIVIGHGGGQHKTAPGVLHRARRFVSSGFAAVCVDVPNHGERPTDERYQRIATEIQAAASSGGDLAGLLADFHALVAEQTVPEWRAVLDHLDAGPVGYWGVSLGCGLGVPFVAAEPRVRAAVLGLGGAAAAATLDAAARISVPVEFLVQWDDERVPREQSLALFDAFGSTEKTLHANPGRHADRLPDHELDSAVRFFTRHLMAH, encoded by the coding sequence ATGCACACCATCCAGGAAGAACACTTCGCCGTCGACGGCGTACCCGCTGTGCTTTGGACCTCAACCGGCAGCGGCGCCGACCGTCCGCCGCTGATCGTCATCGGCCACGGCGGCGGCCAGCACAAGACCGCTCCCGGCGTCCTGCACCGTGCCCGCCGATTCGTGTCCAGCGGCTTCGCGGCCGTCTGCGTCGATGTGCCGAACCACGGCGAGCGGCCGACCGACGAGCGCTACCAGCGCATCGCCACCGAGATCCAGGCCGCTGCCAGCTCCGGTGGCGACCTGGCCGGGCTGCTCGCCGACTTCCACGCCCTGGTCGCCGAGCAGACCGTTCCGGAATGGCGGGCCGTCCTCGACCATCTCGACGCCGGCCCGGTCGGCTACTGGGGAGTCTCGCTGGGCTGCGGCCTCGGCGTGCCGTTCGTCGCCGCCGAACCGCGCGTCCGCGCGGCGGTCCTCGGCCTCGGCGGAGCCGCCGCCGCTGCCACGCTGGACGCTGCGGCTCGGATCAGTGTGCCGGTCGAGTTTCTGGTCCAGTGGGACGATGAACGGGTGCCCCGGGAGCAGAGCCTGGCCCTGTTCGACGCGTTCGGTTCGACCGAGAAGACGTTGCACGCCAACCCGGGCCGGCACGCCGACCGACTCCCGGACCACGAACTGGACAGCGCGGTCCGGTTCTTCACCCGTCACCTCATGGCGCACTGA
- a CDS encoding DUF4231 domain-containing protein, with product MTTPHDETQEQSPDAESQIIDIGLQDRYREIGRDYELAIDRLRAAKSAQLTYSIVLISAFTLAALLAYSVAIGLWRDQPVVTRYVGLTALLILCVSIGRLAIKNRRNIVELDFNARNLNHDRQSAAARIPSDSIESLRIYREASQDIVAQFRTRATRNLRTHNTVQAIIIVGSITASTTTAIMAGEHPLSWFSTGLTAFVSITAGLAAYFKFRERGYNLQSTADDIEKHYNAIQFRLHEYAKVEHEEQSGEPAEEAAEAARLRLFAENVERLREEQRKRELQLEQSPGQREER from the coding sequence GTGACCACCCCTCATGACGAAACACAAGAACAGTCACCTGATGCAGAAAGCCAGATAATTGACATAGGACTACAGGACAGATACCGCGAAATTGGGCGAGACTACGAGCTAGCCATTGACCGCTTACGGGCAGCAAAATCAGCGCAGCTCACTTATTCTATTGTACTAATTTCCGCCTTCACGCTCGCCGCACTTCTTGCATACTCCGTTGCCATAGGGTTATGGCGCGATCAACCGGTCGTAACCCGGTACGTCGGCCTGACAGCACTACTCATTCTGTGCGTATCGATAGGCCGACTCGCAATCAAGAATCGACGAAATATCGTCGAACTCGACTTCAACGCACGTAACCTCAACCACGATCGACAAAGCGCAGCGGCCCGGATACCGTCAGATTCGATAGAATCCCTGAGGATCTACCGCGAAGCATCGCAGGATATCGTGGCCCAGTTCCGCACAAGAGCCACCCGCAATCTCAGGACACACAACACAGTTCAAGCGATTATTATTGTCGGCTCCATTACGGCGTCAACCACAACTGCAATCATGGCAGGAGAGCACCCCCTTAGCTGGTTCTCAACCGGCCTCACCGCCTTCGTCAGCATCACTGCAGGACTTGCCGCTTACTTTAAATTCCGGGAACGTGGATACAATCTTCAATCAACCGCAGATGACATCGAGAAACACTACAACGCAATTCAGTTCCGACTCCACGAATATGCAAAGGTTGAACATGAAGAACAGTCGGGGGAACCTGCAGAGGAGGCGGCAGAAGCAGCACGCCTTCGCCTCTTCGCTGAGAATGTCGAACGACTGAGGGAAGAGCAACGCAAGCGAGAACTGCAGCTTGAGCAATCACCCGGACAACGAGAGGAACGCTAG
- a CDS encoding helix-turn-helix transcriptional regulator, translating to MPTEPTWTAMPAADAAIAAGDVGKLLRIARTAAGLTLEEAGRRAGCSAATMSRWENGRRREWSITELRRLAKVYGIPPRLFGLAASSAPTRSSAANVVEDPDDGGGDSMRRRDLIAGTLGLSTGAALLPTSAHAITATVEDVIFGRVTAPAIPEHQLRAQLAAAAADFRACRYSQLARRLPRLLTQATAVRDQAPAGQAARASSWVAQAYSVATQLLIKLHDDGMAGSTSDRAVQAARASGDPLVIAEATRLAATVLRRSRHRDGAQRLVLNAAQQLDTDTGLTDGRHAAMYGQLLAVAAYTAAMREHRDTAWHLLAEADDALGRAGAAKGSPITSLDLAVYKISVARVLGDYGTAVEYARHVNPAHITSLERRARYWQDTALALHGRGRPAAAYQALLAAEADTPQEVRYRPWAKSLTHDLLTTDTRNTLPGIREFATRIGAAE from the coding sequence GTGCCGACCGAGCCGACCTGGACAGCGATGCCAGCAGCCGACGCTGCCATCGCTGCTGGCGACGTGGGCAAGCTGCTGCGCATCGCGCGGACAGCGGCCGGGCTCACTCTTGAGGAAGCCGGGCGACGCGCAGGCTGCTCCGCAGCCACCATGTCACGTTGGGAGAACGGCCGAAGGCGAGAGTGGAGCATCACTGAGCTGCGCCGGCTGGCAAAGGTGTACGGAATTCCGCCGCGTCTGTTCGGCCTGGCCGCGTCATCCGCGCCAACACGGAGCAGCGCAGCTAATGTGGTCGAGGACCCCGACGACGGTGGTGGTGATTCGATGCGTCGACGTGACTTGATCGCCGGCACGCTCGGCCTGAGCACGGGCGCCGCCCTGCTGCCGACGTCGGCCCACGCCATTACCGCCACCGTCGAAGACGTGATCTTCGGGCGGGTCACCGCTCCCGCGATCCCCGAGCACCAGCTCCGTGCCCAGCTTGCCGCCGCCGCAGCGGATTTCCGGGCCTGCCGCTACAGCCAACTCGCCCGACGGTTGCCGCGCCTACTCACCCAAGCCACTGCGGTACGCGACCAGGCCCCAGCCGGCCAGGCCGCGCGGGCATCGAGCTGGGTAGCCCAGGCGTACAGCGTCGCCACGCAACTGCTGATCAAATTGCACGATGACGGCATGGCCGGGTCCACGTCAGATCGAGCGGTGCAGGCGGCGCGCGCCAGCGGCGATCCGCTGGTCATCGCGGAAGCAACGCGACTCGCCGCGACGGTGCTCCGCCGCAGCCGCCACCGCGACGGCGCCCAACGCCTCGTCCTGAACGCCGCTCAACAACTCGACACCGACACCGGTCTGACCGACGGCCGCCACGCCGCCATGTACGGGCAGCTCCTTGCCGTTGCCGCCTACACCGCCGCCATGCGGGAACACCGTGACACCGCGTGGCATCTGCTGGCCGAAGCGGACGACGCCCTTGGTCGAGCAGGGGCCGCCAAAGGTAGCCCGATAACCTCGCTCGACCTTGCGGTCTATAAGATCAGCGTCGCGCGGGTGCTCGGCGACTACGGCACCGCCGTCGAGTACGCCAGGCACGTCAACCCCGCCCACATCACCTCGCTGGAGCGGCGCGCCCGCTACTGGCAGGACACCGCCCTCGCCCTGCACGGCCGTGGTCGACCCGCAGCTGCATACCAGGCGCTCCTCGCGGCGGAAGCCGACACCCCGCAGGAGGTCCGCTACCGGCCCTGGGCGAAGAGCCTCACCCACGACCTGCTCACCACCGACACGCGTAATACCTTGCCGGGCATCAGAGAGTTCGCCACCCGCATTGGCGCCGCCGAGTAG
- a CDS encoding Nif3-like dinuclear metal center hexameric protein — translation MDTTASSPVRSSVAPSVRVAEVIAAVERRYPPAWAEQWDRVGLILGEPDAPVRRVWCVVDVVPESVAEAVGAGADMIIAHHPLLLRGVSTVAPTTYQGRIVHQLIRAGVALYAAHTNADVANPGVSDALATRLGLTDLRPLVPAAPGSPAATVAGQGSGRIGTLPVPLSLAELTRHAAAVLPPTAWGVRAAGDPKRTITTVAVCGGAGGSLLDAANAAGVDAYLTADLRHHPVSEQASGAGPALLDAAHWATERPWLDDLAAHLRTDLAVEATASDLDTDPWTLHAPSAGRPVVAAHAAATHR, via the coding sequence GTGGACACCACTGCATCATCACCGGTACGGTCCAGCGTCGCGCCGTCGGTCCGGGTCGCCGAGGTGATCGCCGCCGTCGAGCGGCGGTACCCGCCGGCCTGGGCCGAACAATGGGACCGGGTCGGCCTGATCCTCGGCGAACCCGACGCGCCGGTACGCCGCGTGTGGTGCGTCGTCGACGTCGTACCGGAATCGGTCGCCGAAGCGGTCGGCGCCGGCGCCGACATGATCATCGCCCACCATCCGTTGCTGCTGCGCGGCGTCTCGACCGTCGCCCCGACCACGTACCAGGGGCGGATCGTCCACCAGCTGATCCGGGCCGGTGTCGCGCTGTACGCCGCCCACACCAACGCCGACGTGGCCAACCCGGGCGTTTCCGACGCCCTCGCCACCCGGCTCGGCCTGACCGACCTGCGTCCCCTCGTACCGGCCGCCCCCGGCAGCCCGGCCGCCACCGTCGCCGGGCAGGGCTCCGGCCGCATCGGCACCCTTCCCGTACCGCTGAGCCTCGCCGAACTGACCCGGCACGCCGCCGCGGTGCTGCCGCCCACGGCCTGGGGGGTCCGCGCGGCCGGCGACCCGAAGCGGACCATCACCACCGTGGCGGTCTGCGGCGGCGCCGGCGGCTCGTTGCTCGACGCGGCGAACGCCGCCGGAGTCGACGCCTACCTCACCGCCGACCTGCGCCACCACCCGGTCAGCGAGCAGGCCTCGGGCGCCGGACCGGCGCTGCTCGACGCCGCCCACTGGGCCACCGAACGCCCCTGGCTCGACGACCTCGCCGCCCACCTGCGCACCGATCTGGCGGTCGAGGCGACCGCATCCGACCTCGACACCGACCCGTGGACGCTGCACGCGCCGTCGGCCGGGCGCCCCGTCGTCGCGGCACACGCCGCCGCCACCCACCGATGA
- a CDS encoding DUF1801 domain-containing protein: MGKAGTDGFSESERAAMKERAAELKKETTRSRGSKAAAEELDVLSKIAQMEPSDRALAESTHAIVTTNAPDLSPKLWYGQPAYARKGKVVCFFRSGHADKEPYSTFGFTAAANLADDSGLWPTSFAVTQLSEQAAENIAALVKKAVS, encoded by the coding sequence ATGGGCAAGGCAGGCACAGACGGATTCTCCGAGAGCGAGCGCGCCGCCATGAAGGAACGCGCCGCAGAGCTCAAGAAGGAGACGACCCGCAGTCGTGGTAGCAAGGCAGCCGCCGAGGAGCTCGACGTGCTGTCGAAGATCGCCCAGATGGAACCGTCGGACCGCGCACTGGCCGAAAGCACTCACGCCATCGTCACCACCAACGCCCCCGACCTGTCCCCGAAGCTCTGGTACGGCCAGCCGGCGTACGCGAGGAAGGGCAAGGTCGTGTGCTTCTTCCGCAGCGGACACGCGGACAAGGAGCCCTACTCCACCTTTGGCTTCACCGCTGCAGCCAACCTCGCCGACGACAGCGGCCTGTGGCCGACGTCCTTCGCCGTTACCCAGCTCAGCGAGCAGGCCGCAGAGAACATCGCCGCCCTTGTCAAGAAGGCCGTGAGCTGA
- a CDS encoding bifunctional RNase H/acid phosphatase, which translates to MKVIVEADGGARGNPGPAGYGAVVLDAGSGAVLAERGEAIGVATNNVAEYQGLIAGLRAAAELGATAVDVRMDSKLVVEQMCGRWQIKNPGLRPLAAQAATLVREFDMVSFGWIPREKNKRADALANRAMDRAAGKPTSTVGEPAPAAAGADPASPAVGADPVSPAVGIDPVSPAVGADPVSPAPVGRSMFDAAGSGPTPTASWEPPATATATRLILVRHGETGLNKQSRYSGRGDVPLSEQGVAQAAAAAARIAVIRSAVDVIVSSPLSRCVATATAIAAQVGDPPVRTDDDLIECDFGEWEGRTFAEVRERWPAELTAWLGSTALAPPGGESFVQVTARVRRSVRGLLTAYRGKTVVVVSHVSPLKIMLRDALGAGDALLHRLYLDPTGISVIDTWPDGGVAVRTVNDTAHLAGIATP; encoded by the coding sequence ATGAAGGTCATCGTCGAGGCCGACGGCGGCGCCCGGGGCAATCCGGGACCCGCCGGGTACGGGGCCGTGGTGCTCGACGCCGGCAGCGGCGCGGTGCTCGCCGAACGGGGCGAGGCGATCGGTGTCGCCACCAACAACGTCGCCGAGTACCAGGGCCTGATCGCTGGGCTGCGCGCCGCCGCCGAACTCGGCGCGACCGCGGTCGACGTACGGATGGACTCGAAACTGGTCGTCGAGCAGATGTGCGGCCGCTGGCAGATCAAGAACCCCGGGCTGCGTCCGCTCGCCGCGCAGGCCGCCACCCTCGTCCGCGAGTTCGACATGGTCAGCTTCGGCTGGATCCCCCGGGAGAAGAACAAGCGGGCCGACGCGCTGGCCAACCGGGCGATGGACCGGGCCGCCGGGAAACCGACCTCGACCGTCGGGGAACCGGCCCCGGCTGCCGCCGGGGCCGACCCGGCGTCGCCGGCTGTGGGTGCCGATCCGGTGTCGCCGGCTGTGGGTATCGATCCGGTGTCGCCGGCTGTGGGTGCCGATCCGGTGTCGCCGGCGCCAGTCGGTCGGTCCATGTTCGACGCCGCCGGCTCTGGCCCCACCCCGACCGCCTCCTGGGAGCCGCCGGCAACCGCCACCGCCACTCGGCTGATCCTGGTCCGCCACGGCGAGACCGGGCTGAACAAGCAGAGCCGCTACTCCGGCCGGGGCGACGTACCGCTGTCTGAGCAGGGCGTCGCGCAGGCCGCCGCCGCTGCCGCCCGGATCGCGGTGATCCGCTCCGCCGTCGACGTGATCGTCAGCTCGCCGCTGTCGCGTTGCGTCGCCACCGCCACCGCGATCGCCGCGCAGGTCGGCGACCCACCGGTACGTACCGACGACGACCTGATCGAATGCGACTTCGGCGAATGGGAGGGCCGCACCTTCGCCGAGGTCCGCGAACGCTGGCCGGCCGAGCTGACCGCGTGGCTGGGCTCCACCGCGCTGGCCCCGCCGGGCGGGGAGTCGTTCGTGCAGGTGACAGCGCGGGTACGTAGGTCGGTGCGGGGGCTGCTCACCGCGTACCGGGGAAAGACGGTGGTGGTCGTCTCGCACGTCTCCCCGCTCAAGATCATGCTGCGGGACGCGCTGGGGGCCGGGGACGCGCTGCTGCACCGGCTCTACCTCGACCCGACCGGCATCTCGGTGATCGACACCTGGCCTGACGGTGGCGTCGCGGTACGCACCGTCAACGACACCGCCCACCTCGCCGGCATCGCCACCCCCTGA